A region of Stegostoma tigrinum isolate sSteTig4 chromosome 3, sSteTig4.hap1, whole genome shotgun sequence DNA encodes the following proteins:
- the LOC125451096 gene encoding mitochondrial nicotinamide adenine dinucleotide transporter SLC25A51-like, translating into MDTEAQNRPKDLVLPSSTQELTGPAKYYLCGFFAAFNNIAITFPIQKVLFRQQLYGLTTVNAIRQLKQDGFRNLYRGILPPLLQKTTTVALMFGLYEDFSCLLKRTTNAPELFNQSVSAVLAGTAEAVLTPFERVQALLQDRRHHNRLKNTFHAFKVLRAYGIKEYYRGLVPILLRNGPSNALFFALRGPVKQSLPEATTYSMNVLNDFICGGFLGSLLGIIFYPINVVKARMQSQVGGEFQTFAKVFMKIWTERDGKVSHLMRGVYLNYHRSILSWGIINATYEILLKVL; encoded by the coding sequence ATGGATACTGAAGCACAAAACAGACCAAAGGACCTTGTCTTACCCAGTTCGACACAAGAATTGACGGGACCTGCAAAATATTATCTCTGTGGCTTCTTTGCAGCTTTCAATAACATTGCTATCACCTTCCCCATTCAGAAAGTACTGTTTCGACAACAGCTGTATGGACTAACAACAGTGAATGCTATCCGGCAGCTAAAGCAGGATGGCTTTCGCAATCTCTATCGAGGAATTCTGCCACCACTCCTGCAAAAGACTACAACTGTGGCATTGATGTTTGGCTTGTATGAAGACTTCTCCTGTCTCTTGAAGAGAACAACTAATGCTCCAGAACTGTTCAATCAGAGTGTGTCTGCAGTATTGGCAGGGACTGCAGAAGCTGTTCTGACACCGTTTGAGAGAGTACAGGCTTTGCTGCAGGATCGCAGACATCATAACCGATTGAAAAATACCTTCCATGCCTTCAAGGTTTTGAGAGCCTATGGTATTAAAGAATATTACAGAGGCCTTGTACCAATACTTCTCCGTAATGGACCCAGTAATGCGTTGTTCTTTGCTTTGCGAGGGCCTGTCAAGCAGTCCCTGCCCGAAGCCACTACTTACAGTATGAATGTTCTCAATGACTTCATCTGTGGGGGATTTCTGGGGTCACTGCTCGGCATAATATTTTATCCAATCAATGTGGTGAAAGCACGTATGCAGTCACAGGTTGGAGGGGAATTTCAGACTTTTGCAAAAGTCTTCATGAAAATCTGGACTGAAAGGGATGGCAAAGTGTCCCATCTAATGAGAGGTGTGTACCTCAATTATCACCGGTCAATTTTATCATGGGGCATAATAAATGCAACCTATGAGATTTTGCTTAAGGTTCTCTGA